Proteins found in one Mycoplasma sp. 1578d genomic segment:
- a CDS encoding restriction endonuclease subunit S, producing the protein MKKINTNQWKEFCVGELFKIHRIEKTWTIGEVIEVEKGIPYITRKKFNNGIKFRVEKTNNMKLNPEGVISFGAENTTFFYQKEPFITGNNMFLIDTRELSEKACLFLISCLQTLARWYSYNDGLNAEALSKEKIKLPVNDKNTPDWEYMEKYILKLEGKLEKMVNLINYLENKDY; encoded by the coding sequence ATGAAAAAGATAAATACTAATCAATGAAAAGAATTTTGTGTAGGAGAATTATTTAAAATCCACAGAATAGAAAAAACATGAACAATTGGTGAAGTCATAGAAGTAGAAAAAGGAATTCCATATATAACTAGAAAAAAATTTAATAACGGAATTAAATTTAGAGTTGAAAAAACAAATAATATGAAGCTAAATCCTGAAGGAGTGATATCTTTTGGTGCAGAAAATACAACCTTTTTTTATCAAAAAGAACCTTTCATAACAGGAAATAATATGTTTTTAATTGATACAAGAGAATTAAGTGAAAAAGCGTGTTTATTTTTAATTTCTTGTTTGCAAACTCTTGCAAGGTGATACTCATATAATGATGGACTAAATGCTGAAGCGTTAAGTAAAGAAAAAATAAAATTACCCGTTAATGATAAAAACACTCCAGATTGAGAATATATGGAAAAATATATTTTGAAATTAGAAGGCAAATTAGAAAAAATGGTCAATTTAATTAATTACTTAGAGAATAAAGATTATTAG
- a CDS encoding DNA topoisomerase subunit B translates to MIRSKMEAKKHNYDASNIKFLEGLEHVRKRPGMYIGTTSKTGLHHMIWEIVDNSVDECMAGFATRIEITITNDEHIIVEDNGRGIPVGIHERFNISALEVVLTKLNAGGKFESNAYKVSGGLHGVGASVVNALSDSMKAWVKRDGKLYYAEFANGGNTVQHTHVIDEVPQGITGTKIEFHPDYSVMEKVPFDKELIIDHAKQIAHLNKGLFVSVTDHRDNSYQEFQYDNGIIDYVKELNEGQTPINNEIIYASGDFLVNSDNNSNPVNIGVEVACQYLHNFYRSNIISYTNNISTHEGGTHVLGFYDSLIRIVNNYAIEKGYVKTDAEKFAREDLIEGLTAIISIKHPDPQFEGQTKGKLGSKDARQAVNRIFSQVFERLLIENPDLAKKIIDNAILARKGRLASNAARDSARRKSAFDNGGLPGKLSDCSSKNAEISELYIVEGNSAGGSAKMGRDRTIQAILPLRGKVINVEKARQERVFENEEIMSLITALGTGLGDTFNINKLRYHKIIIMTDADVDGSHIRTLLLTFFYRYFRELIEYGFVYIAQPPLYKVQQNKIVEYAYNDAQKDQIMSKLNPTQKINIQRYKGLGEMDPAQLWETTMNPENRKMLQVQIKDALKADKAFTTLMGELVEPRRRFIETNAKYVKNIDL, encoded by the coding sequence ATTATAAGGAGCAAAATGGAAGCAAAAAAACACAATTATGATGCAAGTAATATTAAGTTTTTGGAAGGTTTAGAACACGTTAGAAAACGTCCTGGAATGTATATTGGAACTACATCAAAAACCGGACTTCACCACATGATTTGAGAGATTGTTGATAACTCAGTTGATGAGTGTATGGCCGGATTCGCAACTCGAATTGAAATTACTATTACTAACGATGAGCACATTATTGTTGAAGACAATGGTCGGGGAATTCCAGTTGGTATTCACGAACGTTTTAACATTAGTGCTTTAGAAGTGGTTTTAACTAAATTAAATGCTGGTGGGAAGTTTGAGTCAAATGCATATAAAGTGTCAGGAGGATTGCACGGAGTTGGTGCCAGTGTAGTTAATGCCTTGAGCGATTCAATGAAAGCCTGAGTTAAAAGAGACGGCAAACTTTACTATGCTGAATTTGCTAATGGTGGAAACACTGTTCAACACACTCATGTTATTGATGAGGTTCCACAAGGAATTACTGGAACTAAAATTGAATTTCATCCAGATTATTCAGTCATGGAAAAAGTGCCTTTTGATAAAGAATTAATTATTGACCATGCTAAACAAATTGCTCACTTAAATAAAGGACTTTTTGTCTCGGTTACTGATCATCGAGACAATTCGTATCAAGAATTTCAATATGATAATGGAATTATCGATTATGTTAAAGAACTAAATGAAGGACAAACCCCAATTAATAATGAAATTATTTATGCTTCAGGGGATTTTTTAGTTAATTCAGATAACAATAGCAATCCAGTAAATATTGGAGTTGAAGTTGCTTGTCAATATTTGCACAATTTTTACAGAAGCAATATCATTTCATATACTAACAATATTTCAACCCACGAAGGCGGGACCCATGTTTTAGGGTTTTACGATTCTTTAATTAGAATTGTCAATAATTATGCAATTGAAAAAGGTTATGTTAAAACTGATGCTGAAAAATTTGCTCGTGAAGATTTAATTGAAGGATTAACAGCAATTATTTCAATTAAACACCCTGATCCACAATTTGAAGGACAAACCAAAGGTAAGTTAGGTTCTAAGGACGCTCGTCAAGCTGTTAATAGAATTTTTTCTCAAGTTTTTGAAAGATTACTGATTGAAAACCCTGATTTAGCAAAGAAAATTATTGATAATGCTATTTTAGCTCGTAAAGGAAGATTAGCTTCAAATGCTGCCCGTGATAGTGCACGTAGAAAAAGTGCTTTTGATAATGGAGGCTTACCAGGAAAATTAAGCGATTGTTCAAGTAAAAACGCTGAAATTAGTGAACTTTATATTGTCGAGGGGAACTCAGCTGGGGGTAGTGCTAAAATGGGTCGTGATCGAACTATTCAAGCAATTTTACCACTTAGAGGTAAAGTAATTAATGTTGAAAAAGCTCGTCAAGAAAGAGTTTTTGAAAATGAAGAGATTATGTCGCTCATTACTGCTCTAGGAACTGGGCTCGGTGATACATTTAATATTAATAAACTCAGATACCATAAAATTATTATCATGACTGATGCTGATGTTGATGGATCACACATTCGTACCTTACTTTTAACCTTTTTCTACCGTTATTTCCGTGAATTAATTGAATATGGATTTGTATACATTGCTCAACCCCCTCTTTATAAAGTGCAACAAAATAAAATTGTTGAATATGCTTACAATGATGCTCAAAAAGACCAAATTATGAGCAAATTAAATCCAACACAAAAAATCAACATTCAACGTTATAAAGGACTTGGAGAAATGGATCCAGCTCAACTTTGAGAAACCACTATGAATCCAGAGAATCGAAAAATGCTCCAAGTGCAAATTAAAGATGCACTCAAAGCCGATAAAGCATTCACTACTTTAATGGGTGAATTAGTTGAGCCAAGAAGAAGATTTATCGAAACCAATGCTAAATATGTCAAAAATATTGACTTATAA
- a CDS encoding S8 family serine peptidase: MIAWKVINHSYGASNDIKNRFYIEKAYIVDYISRKYGVVNVFAAGNEKNNGVDPETQIEHGWINLKALSYNSIVVGALNENYNKDVRNNKIAGYSNYKLDESVEDLAKPFIVAPGAYWFKGFKEIQDGTSLAAPVVTGLISTLLRIRPYLDNDDYRLASIKSILSASAVSTNDTEQTKKSNGFSNKYGAGIPDFEKMKEATNNLKNFSVNFNDKRDIVGESKVFMFIQENNKSFAFLIV; encoded by the coding sequence ATGATTGCGTGGAAAGTTATTAATCATAGTTATGGAGCTTCAAACGATATAAAAAATAGATTTTATATAGAAAAAGCCTATATAGTTGACTATATTTCAAGAAAATATGGTGTTGTTAATGTTTTTGCGGCAGGAAATGAGAAAAATAATGGGGTAGATCCCGAAACCCAAATCGAACATGGTTGAATAAATTTAAAAGCACTATCATATAATTCTATTGTTGTTGGTGCCCTTAATGAAAATTATAATAAAGATGTTCGCAATAACAAAATAGCAGGTTATTCAAACTATAAACTTGACGAATCTGTAGAAGATTTAGCCAAACCTTTTATAGTTGCTCCTGGTGCTTATTGATTTAAAGGTTTCAAAGAAATTCAAGATGGAACAAGTTTAGCAGCACCTGTTGTAACAGGTCTTATATCAACATTATTAAGAATTAGACCATATTTAGATAATGATGATTACAGACTTGCTTCAATTAAAAGTATTTTAAGTGCTTCTGCAGTTTCAACCAATGACACTGAGCAAACAAAAAAATCAAATGGTTTTAGTAATAAATATGGTGCAGGTATTCCTGACTTTGAAAAAATGAAAGAGGCGACTAATAATTTAAAAAATTTTAGTGTCAATTTTAACGATAAACGTGATATAGTTGGTGAGTCAAAAGTTTTTATGTTTATTCAGGAAAACAATAAAAGCTTCGCTTTCTTGATTGTTTAA
- a CDS encoding S8 family serine peptidase, with amino-acid sequence MKRKYKRLINLSAIFTLGAIASVSIIYANKTNIKKEWYDGLENAKFEVRDPFFQQQSTNSSVQKINNDFELKLLLNHKYDNLNDLSNSEYLEKQNLNFINLIKEKNIKFKDFIVSKETPIVWFYFNNESDREKFVKKLQENENIYKFILYKNNYSDTGKQLSHYNSYNNNFSYKINDDLTKYDILNKDDVFRTVNFTQQRDRDIKSTNLNSYSVGVLELYNTFLPSETNNFDYNGVDILNDNAQIDDHSIMVSSIVSGDEGIDTQSKLYFSQYNNNKEGIWQERFEELVKNKKIKVINHSYGASNDIKNRFYIEKAYIVDYISRKYGVVNVFAAGNEKNNGVDPETQIEHGWINLKALSYNSIVVGALNENYNKDVRNNKIAGYSNYKLDESVEDLAKPFIVAPGAYWFKGFKEIQDGTSLAAPVVTGLISTLLRIRPYLDNDDYRLASIKSILSASAVSTNDTEQTKKSNGFSNKYGAGIPDFEKMKEATDNLKNFSVNFNDKRDIVGESKSFYVYSGKTIKASLSWLFNAGLLDKKDEPTYNANVNWWWFLGPIGGMVANIVEADRLKEKLRV; translated from the coding sequence ATGAAAAGAAAATATAAAAGACTAATCAATCTATCAGCTATTTTTACTTTAGGAGCTATTGCTTCAGTATCAATAATTTATGCAAATAAAACTAACATTAAAAAAGAATGATATGACGGACTTGAAAATGCAAAATTTGAAGTTAGAGATCCGTTTTTTCAACAGCAATCGACAAATTCAAGTGTTCAAAAGATTAATAATGACTTTGAACTAAAGTTATTACTAAACCATAAATATGATAATTTAAATGATTTATCAAATTCAGAATATTTAGAAAAACAAAATCTAAATTTTATTAATCTAATTAAAGAAAAGAATATAAAATTTAAAGATTTTATAGTGAGTAAAGAAACACCAATTGTCTGATTTTACTTTAACAATGAAAGTGATAGAGAAAAATTTGTAAAAAAATTGCAAGAAAACGAAAATATTTACAAATTTATCTTATACAAAAATAATTATTCTGACACTGGAAAACAATTGAGTCATTATAACTCATACAATAATAATTTTAGTTATAAAATCAATGATGATTTAACTAAATACGATATTTTGAACAAGGACGATGTTTTTAGAACAGTTAATTTTACTCAGCAAAGAGATCGTGACATAAAATCAACAAATTTAAATTCATATTCAGTAGGTGTTTTAGAACTTTACAATACCTTTTTACCATCAGAAACCAATAATTTTGATTATAATGGAGTTGATATTTTAAACGATAATGCACAAATAGATGATCACTCAATTATGGTTTCTTCTATTGTAAGTGGAGACGAAGGTATTGATACCCAATCAAAACTCTATTTTTCTCAATATAATAATAACAAAGAAGGTATATGACAAGAAAGGTTTGAAGAACTTGTAAAAAATAAAAAAATAAAAGTTATTAATCATAGTTATGGAGCTTCAAACGATATAAAAAATAGATTTTATATAGAAAAAGCCTATATAGTTGACTATATTTCAAGAAAATATGGTGTTGTTAATGTTTTTGCGGCAGGAAATGAGAAAAATAATGGGGTAGATCCCGAAACCCAAATCGAACATGGTTGAATAAATTTAAAAGCACTATCATATAATTCTATTGTTGTTGGTGCCCTTAATGAAAATTATAATAAAGATGTTCGCAATAACAAAATAGCAGGTTATTCAAACTATAAACTTGACGAATCTGTAGAAGATTTAGCCAAACCTTTTATAGTTGCTCCTGGTGCTTATTGATTTAAAGGTTTCAAAGAAATTCAAGATGGAACAAGTTTAGCAGCACCTGTTGTAACAGGTCTTATATCAACATTATTAAGAATTAGACCATATTTAGATAATGATGATTACAGACTTGCTTCAATTAAAAGTATTTTAAGTGCTTCTGCAGTTTCAACCAATGACACTGAGCAAACAAAAAAATCAAATGGTTTTAGTAATAAATATGGTGCAGGTATTCCTGACTTTGAAAAAATGAAAGAGGCGACTGATAATTTAAAAAATTTTAGTGTCAATTTTAACGATAAACGTGATATAGTTGGTGAGTCAAAAAGTTTTTATGTTTATTCAGGGAAAACAATAAAAGCTTCGCTTTCTTGATTGTTTAATGCTGGATTACTTGATAAAAAGGATGAACCAACTTATAATGCTAATGTAAATTGATGATGATTTTTAGGGCCTATTGGTGGTATGGTTGCTAATATAGTTGAAGCTGATAGATTAAAAGAGAAGTTAAGAGTTTAA
- a CDS encoding S8 family serine peptidase: MKRKYKRLINLSAIFTLGAIASVSIIYANKTSIKKEWYDGLENAKFEVRDPFFQQQSTNSSVQKINNDFELKLLLNHKYDSLDELSNSEYLEKQNLNFVNVIKTQKIKFKDFIVSKETPIVWFYFDNESDREKFVKKLQENENIYKFILYKNNFSHEIKQSSYSNSYHDNFSYNSDRDLTKYDILNKNDVFRTVNFTEQRDRDLKLTIGNSHSVGVLEFDGGFIPSITTNNFDNNDIKILDRNSATDDHSIIVSSVASGDEGIDTQSKLYFSQWEKDGVWQQRFEELVRDNHVKIINHSYGYGLEYDWEHRFYDEKSYIVDYLSRKYGVVNVFASGNENGEYYNGKERGWINSWALSYNSIVVGALNKIYRNDVRDNKIADYSNYKLDKDKSVVGLAKPFVVAPGAYWFKGFSKIKEGTSLAAPVITGLISTLLRIRPYLDNDDYRLASIKSILSASAVSTNDTEQTKKSNGFSDKYGSGIPDFEKMKEATDNLKHFSVYFNDKRDIVGESKSFYVYSGKTIKASLSWLFNAGLLDKKDEPTYNANVNWWWFLGPIGGMVANIVEADRLKREVKSLTKTHRDIDWLKQEEVLKRQNSKFSDYDLLLQKYEDGEGWETVESSISGESNDELLEYKVTESGSYRLIVKKYKSALFNNSAPDKGAFTYVIN, translated from the coding sequence ATGAAAAGAAAATATAAAAGACTAATCAATCTATCAGCTATTTTTACTTTAGGAGCTATTGCTTCAGTATCAATAATTTATGCAAATAAAACTAGCATTAAAAAAGAATGATATGACGGACTTGAAAATGCAAAATTTGAAGTTAGAGATCCGTTTTTTCAACAGCAATCGACAAATTCAAGTGTTCAAAAGATTAATAATGACTTTGAACTAAAGTTATTACTAAACCATAAATATGATAGTTTAGATGAGTTATCAAATTCAGAATATTTGGAAAAACAAAACTTAAATTTTGTTAATGTAATTAAAACACAGAAAATAAAATTTAAAGATTTTATAGTAAGTAAAGAAACACCAATTGTCTGATTTTACTTTGACAATGAAAGTGATAGAGAAAAATTTGTAAAAAAATTGCAAGAAAATGAAAATATTTACAAATTTATTTTATACAAAAATAATTTTTCGCATGAGATAAAACAATCCAGTTATTCAAATTCATATCATGATAATTTTTCTTATAATTCTGATAGAGATTTAACTAAATATGACATCTTAAATAAAAATGATGTTTTTAGAACAGTTAATTTTACTGAACAAAGAGATCGTGATTTAAAATTAACAATTGGAAATTCACATTCAGTAGGTGTTTTAGAATTTGATGGTGGCTTTATACCATCTATAACTACTAACAATTTTGATAATAATGATATTAAAATTTTAGACAGAAATTCAGCAACAGATGATCATTCCATTATAGTTTCTTCTGTTGCAAGTGGTGATGAAGGTATTGATACTCAGTCAAAACTTTATTTTTCTCAATGAGAAAAAGATGGTGTATGACAGCAAAGATTCGAAGAGCTTGTGAGAGATAATCATGTAAAAATTATTAATCATAGTTATGGATACGGACTAGAATATGATTGAGAACACAGATTTTACGATGAAAAAAGTTATATAGTTGACTATCTTTCAAGAAAATATGGTGTTGTTAATGTTTTTGCCTCAGGAAATGAAAACGGTGAATATTATAATGGCAAAGAACGTGGTTGAATAAATAGTTGAGCATTATCATATAATTCTATTGTTGTTGGCGCTCTTAATAAGATATATAGAAATGATGTGCGTGATAACAAAATAGCTGACTATTCAAATTATAAACTTGATAAAGATAAATCTGTAGTTGGTTTAGCTAAGCCTTTTGTAGTTGCTCCTGGGGCTTATTGATTCAAAGGTTTTAGCAAAATTAAAGAAGGTACAAGTTTAGCAGCTCCCGTTATTACTGGTCTTATATCAACATTATTAAGAATTAGACCATATTTAGATAATGACGATTACAGACTTGCTTCAATTAAAAGTATTTTAAGTGCTTCTGCAGTTTCAACCAATGACACTGAGCAAACAAAAAAATCAAATGGTTTTAGTGATAAATATGGTTCAGGTATTCCTGACTTTGAAAAAATGAAAGAGGCGACTGATAATTTAAAACATTTTAGTGTGTATTTTAATGACAAACGTGATATAGTTGGTGAGTCAAAAAGTTTTTATGTTTATTCAGGAAAAACAATAAAAGCTTCACTTTCTTGATTATTTAATGCTGGATTACTTGATAAAAAGGATGAACCAACTTATAATGCTAATGTAAATTGATGATGATTTTTAGGGCCTATTGGTGGTATGGTTGCTAATATAGTTGAAGCTGATAGATTAAAAAGAGAAGTTAAGAGTTTAACCAAAACACATCGTGATATTGATTGATTGAAACAAGAAGAAGTTTTAAAAAGACAAAACTCTAAATTTTCTGATTATGATTTATTGCTACAAAAATATGAAGATGGCGAAGGTTGAGAAACTGTAGAAAGCTCTATCTCAGGAGAATCTAATGATGAATTATTAGAATATAAAGTTACTGAAAGTGGTTCATATAGACTTATTGTAAAAAAATACAAATCTGCTTTATTTAATAATTCAGCACCTGATAAAGGAGCATTTACGTATGTCATTAACTAA
- the plsY gene encoding glycerol-3-phosphate 1-O-acyltransferase PlsY, which translates to MGTIIFYSIIANLSTFLIGYLWGSLNSSIILSKRYKKDDVRNHYSKNAGATNSLRAYGKKFALIVLIIDIFKTIFAIYFAYFISFAWSNTYPTIVFFPVLAGVGNIFGHVFPVFFQFKGGKAVASSVGLLISINITLFFIAALIFFSLLYWKKMVSLASISTAIIMIALLYIPWISNGALAFTRGQSNPYWWINSIIETIPLILLIIMHHTNIKRLLKGTESKIK; encoded by the coding sequence ATGGGTACTATTATTTTTTATTCAATTATTGCTAATTTATCAACCTTTTTAATTGGCTATTTGTGGGGTTCGCTCAATAGTTCAATTATATTAAGCAAACGATATAAAAAAGATGACGTACGTAATCATTATTCAAAAAATGCAGGAGCAACCAACTCGCTCCGAGCCTATGGTAAAAAATTTGCTTTAATTGTTTTAATCATTGATATTTTTAAAACAATTTTTGCGATTTATTTTGCTTACTTTATTTCATTTGCTTGGTCCAATACTTATCCAACCATTGTTTTCTTTCCGGTCCTAGCTGGAGTAGGTAATATTTTTGGCCACGTTTTTCCGGTCTTTTTTCAATTTAAGGGCGGTAAAGCAGTTGCTTCATCGGTTGGGTTGCTTATTTCAATCAATATCACCCTCTTTTTTATTGCTGCATTAATTTTCTTTTCGCTATTATATTGAAAAAAAATGGTTTCACTGGCAAGCATTAGCACAGCAATTATCATGATTGCATTGCTCTATATTCCTTGAATTAGTAATGGAGCATTAGCTTTTACAAGAGGACAAAGTAATCCTTATTGATGAATAAACTCAATTATTGAAACAATCCCACTTATATTATTGATTATAATGCACCACACTAATATTAAAAGATTGCTTAAAGGAACTGAATCTAAAATTAAATAA
- the gpmI gene encoding 2,3-bisphosphoglycerate-independent phosphoglycerate mutase, with the protein MKKTILIVIDGLGLRKETQGNGFALAKTPTFDRLFKEYPNSLIQASGEFVGLPKGQMGNSEVGHLNIGAGTIVYTGLSLIAKELAEGKFKTNKAFVQAFESVKKNNATLHIMGLLSNGGVHSLDSHLFEILKSAYLNGVKDVSVHVFGDGRDVAPASINNSLEQLIKLTEQYGYKIASIAGRFYSMDRDKMFDRVQKGYHALLGKSENSFENIQEYIQQSYDQDITDEFFVPAYNRTIDKKYFVKDNDSIIFFNFRPDRARQLTHLFIGSPLYTVEPTTKIKIDKFVSMMKYEGIETIVAFSEMEIDTPIGKVLEQNNKTQLRLAETQKYAHVTYFMDGGKDIEFKNSHRIMVPSLKVESYADAPQMSAKEITDALIENALNFDVTIMNYANPDMVGHTGNLKSTIKAVEILDQQINRVIEFAEKNNVTVFITADHGNAEITEDENRNPATKHTSSPVMLISTDKSLKLKDGKLANITPTILDYLGIEKAPQMDEESLLKKCNCS; encoded by the coding sequence ATGAAGAAAACTATTTTAATTGTTATTGATGGTTTAGGATTAAGAAAAGAAACTCAAGGAAATGGGTTTGCATTAGCTAAAACTCCTACTTTTGATCGATTATTTAAAGAATATCCAAACTCATTGATACAAGCTTCGGGAGAATTTGTTGGTTTGCCTAAAGGACAAATGGGTAACTCAGAAGTTGGGCACTTGAATATTGGAGCTGGAACTATTGTTTACACTGGATTATCGCTAATTGCTAAGGAATTAGCTGAAGGTAAATTTAAAACTAATAAGGCATTTGTGCAAGCATTTGAAAGCGTTAAAAAAAACAATGCAACATTGCACATTATGGGTCTACTTTCAAATGGTGGAGTTCACTCTTTAGATTCACATTTATTTGAAATTTTAAAATCAGCATATCTTAATGGTGTAAAAGATGTTTCTGTCCACGTTTTTGGGGACGGAAGAGATGTAGCTCCTGCTTCAATTAACAACTCACTTGAACAATTAATTAAACTAACAGAACAATACGGATATAAAATTGCTTCTATCGCTGGGCGTTTTTACTCAATGGATCGTGATAAAATGTTTGATCGCGTTCAAAAAGGTTATCATGCTCTTTTAGGTAAATCAGAAAATTCGTTTGAGAACATTCAAGAATACATTCAACAAAGTTATGATCAAGATATCACTGACGAATTCTTTGTTCCTGCATATAATCGCACTATTGATAAAAAATATTTTGTTAAGGATAATGATAGTATTATTTTCTTTAACTTCCGTCCTGACCGTGCTCGTCAATTAACTCACTTATTTATCGGTTCTCCGCTTTACACTGTAGAACCTACTACTAAAATTAAAATTGATAAATTTGTTTCAATGATGAAATACGAAGGGATTGAAACTATTGTAGCTTTTTCTGAAATGGAAATTGATACTCCGATTGGAAAAGTGCTTGAGCAAAACAATAAAACCCAGCTTAGACTTGCTGAAACACAAAAATATGCTCATGTTACCTACTTTATGGATGGCGGAAAAGATATTGAATTTAAAAATTCACATCGAATCATGGTTCCTTCGCTTAAAGTGGAATCATATGCTGATGCTCCACAAATGTCAGCTAAAGAAATTACTGATGCTCTAATTGAAAATGCTCTTAATTTTGATGTAACCATTATGAATTATGCTAATCCAGACATGGTCGGGCACACCGGAAACCTAAAATCAACAATTAAAGCAGTTGAAATTTTAGATCAACAAATTAATCGGGTAATTGAATTTGCTGAAAAAAATAATGTGACTGTCTTTATTACCGCTGATCACGGAAACGCTGAAATTACTGAAGATGAAAACAGGAATCCTGCAACCAAACACACTAGTAGTCCAGTTATGCTGATTTCCACTGATAAATCACTTAAGCTTAAAGATGGTAAATTAGCAAATATTACTCCAACTATTTTAGATTACCTTGGGATTGAAAAAGCCCCACAAATGGACGAAGAATCACTTCTTAAAAAATGTAATTGCTCATAA
- the rsmG gene encoding 16S rRNA (guanine(527)-N(7))-methyltransferase RsmG produces MQAKQTTFDLCQKNNWDFEKLAQYVELIEQKNKVMNLTGFSGNKLWEEGIYESLIFMDSIINQKHEQILDIGAGVGFPSLPYAIVSPNQMFTIYEPLQKRVSFLNLVIETLNLKNVKVYNYRAEETLEKNAFDIVTARAVGSVATMLMCAFHLVKVNGKMALIKSQKYQEELEQARNIFKLLTINVNLFQLPNLLNNKQNTVIEIIKKRSTPKQFPYKWKDIIKFTKD; encoded by the coding sequence GTGCAAGCTAAACAAACGACTTTTGATCTGTGTCAAAAAAATAATTGAGATTTTGAAAAATTAGCTCAGTATGTTGAGTTGATTGAACAAAAAAATAAAGTCATGAATTTAACTGGGTTTTCAGGAAACAAACTCTGAGAAGAAGGTATTTATGAATCACTAATTTTTATGGATTCAATCATAAATCAAAAGCATGAACAAATTCTAGATATTGGAGCTGGGGTTGGATTTCCTTCGCTGCCTTATGCAATTGTCTCGCCAAACCAAATGTTCACAATTTATGAACCTTTACAAAAAAGAGTGAGCTTTTTAAATTTAGTAATTGAAACATTAAATTTAAAAAATGTTAAAGTTTACAACTATCGTGCTGAAGAGACTCTTGAAAAAAATGCTTTTGACATAGTTACTGCACGAGCAGTAGGAAGTGTAGCAACTATGCTCATGTGTGCTTTTCATTTAGTTAAAGTTAACGGGAAAATGGCTTTAATTAAGAGCCAAAAATATCAAGAAGAACTTGAACAAGCCAGAAATATTTTCAAACTATTAACCATAAATGTGAATTTATTTCAATTGCCAAATCTTTTAAATAATAAACAAAATACAGTGATTGAAATTATTAAAAAAAGAAGCACACCAAAACAATTTCCTTACAAATGAAAAGACATTATTAAATTCACAAAAGATTAA